A window of Apium graveolens cultivar Ventura chromosome 8, ASM990537v1, whole genome shotgun sequence contains these coding sequences:
- the LOC141680212 gene encoding E3 ubiquitin-protein ligase MPSR1-like, which translates to MDSSSSSLPSASFDQSQLQRIHTYLSVHINHICMKTNISIPVPLIWGATNTPNIATLASEQQSSNFLDRILLKNNFADPLLVIAGNSIVIDLLLHHLMGITGEPIASRASIEKLTVVDKMIGDCAICMDDFGCEICKEMPCKHVFHGKCVEKWLNIHGTCPVCREKMPFDQNCEEVDKSREFRLIISFDENYYDIDDIDEEDEGDINFDDLLDFVELNY; encoded by the coding sequence ATGgattcatcatcatcttctttACCATCAGCCTCATTTGATCAGTCCCAACTACAACGAATTCATACTTACCTTTCTGTGCATATCAACCATATATGTATGAAAACCAACATATCTATCCCAGTACCACTCATCTGGGGAGCAACAAACACCCCAAACATAGCAACCCTAGCAAGTGAACAACAATCAAGTAATTTTCTTGATCGCATtcttttgaaaaataattttgcAGATCCACTTCTTGTAATAGCCGGAAATTCTATTGTCATTGATTTACTACTTCACCATCTAATGGGCATAACCGGGGAGCCTATTGCCTCCCGAGCTTCCATAGAAAAGTTAACAGTTGTTGATAAGATGATTGGTGATTGTGCTATATGCATGGACGATTTTGGATGTGAGATCTGTAAAGAGATGCCATGCAAACATGTTTTTCATGGTAAATGCGTAGAGAAATGGTTGAATATTCATGGCACTTGTCCTGTATGTAGAGAAAAGATGCCTTTTGATCAAAATTGCGAGGAAGTAGACAAGAGCAGGGAGTTTAgattaattatttcttttgatgaGAATTATTATGATATTGATGATATCGATGAGGAGGACGAGGGAGATATTAACTTTGATGATTTGTTAGATTTTGTGGAGTTAAATTATTAG
- the LOC141680213 gene encoding E3 ubiquitin-protein ligase MPSR1-like yields MGESGDPLLVIAGNSIVIDLLLHHLMGITGEPIASRASIEKLTVVDKMIGDCAICMDDFGCEICKEMPCKHVFHGKCVEKWLNIHGTCPVCREKMPFDQNCEEVDKSREFRLIISFDENYYDIDDIDEEDEGDINFDDLLDFVELNY; encoded by the exons ATGGGAGAAAGTGGAG ATCCACTTCTTGTAATAGCCGGAAATTCTATTGTCATTGATTTACTACTTCACCATCTAATGGGCATAACCGGGGAGCCTATTGCCTCCCGAGCTTCCATAGAAAAGTTAACAGTTGTTGATAAGATGATTGGTGATTGTGCTATATGCATGGACGATTTTGGATGTGAGATCTGTAAAGAGATGCCATGCAAACATGTTTTTCATGGTAAATGCGTAGAGAAATGGTTGAATATTCATGGCACTTGTCCTGTATGTAGAGAAAAGATGCCTTTTGATCAAAATTGCGAGGAAGTAGACAAGAGCAGGGAGTTTAgattaattatttcttttgatgaGAATTATTATGATATTGATGATATCGATGAGGAGGACGAGGGAGATATTAACTTTGATGATTTGTT